From the genome of uncultured Bacteroides sp.:
CAGATTCAGGGAACTGATACTCTTTACGGCGGGTTCTATACTCAGAATGATATTCGTGAAGTGGTAGCTTACGCAACACAACGCGGCATCGACATTATTCCCGAAATAGATATGCCAGGACATTTTATGGCAGCTATCAGTAATTATCCGGATGTGGCCTGCTCAGGTATGGTTGGATGGGGAACTACTTTCTCCTCTCCTATCTGTCCGGGAAAAGATTCTTCTCTGGAGTTTTGCAAGAATGTGTATCGTGAAGTGATGCAGTTATTCCCTTATCAATACATTCACCTGGGCGCCGACGAAGTAGAGAAAACCAACTGGAAGAAGTGTCCCGACTGCCAGCGCAGAATGAAGGAACAAGGACTGAATACTCCTGAGCAATTACAGGCGTGGTTCGTTCACAACATGGAAAAGTTCTTTAACGAGAATGGTCGCCGCATGATAGGTTGGGATGAAATTCTGGAAGGTGGTCTGTCTAAAACAGCAACCATCACCTGGTGGCGCACCTGGGCTCCGAATGCTGTTCCACAGGCTACTGCTCAAGGTAATCAGGCTATTCTGTGTCCTAACGGTGCATTCTATCTGGATAACTGGGAAGACAAGAATTCAATCTCTACTCTTTATAACTACAATCCACTGCTCGAAGGATTGTCTGATGCTCAGAAGCAGAATATCATCGGGGCACAATGTAACTTATGGACGGAGTCGGTGCCAACCATTAAAAGAGTGGAATATCTGTTATTCCCACGACTGGTGGCATTCAGTGAGATGGTTTGGTTGCCTGCAGAGAAAAAGAATGAAAAGGATTTCCTAAACCGACTTCCTGCACAGTTGAAATTACTGGAAGCTGAAAAGGTGAACTACCGCGTTCCAGATTTAGGCGGTTTTTACGAAACAAATGCATTTATTGATAGCAAGACATTAAATCTGACTTGTCTGAAGCCGAATGTAGAGATTCGTTATACCACTGATGACAAGAATCCTACAAGAAGTTCAGCCCTTTACAATGGTCCGATAAAGATAGATCATTCCACAGATTTCATTTTCCGTACTTTCCGTGCCGACGGAACTCCATCCGAAGCTGTAAAGGCGAAGTTTATCAAGATGGATTATTCTCCGGCTACTCCGGCCACAATTCAAGGAAGTGGATTGAAAGCTACCTGGCACGAATATGTTGGGGAACGTTGCCGTGAAATAGAAGCTGCTCCTGTAAATGGAGAGTATCAGGTTTCCACTGTCTCCATCCCAAAAGAAGTGAAAGGTAATATCGGCCTGGTACTGACCGGCTATCTGGATGTTCCCGCAGATGGAATCTACACCTTTGCATTGCTATCAGACGATGGCAGCACAATGGAAGTGGACGGCCAGCTGATTCTTGATAATGACGGTGGTCACTCTCCGAAAGAGATCACCTCACAAATGG
Proteins encoded in this window:
- a CDS encoding family 20 glycosylhydrolase produces the protein MLNKKIRVCLLVALIMIGIPTMAKSTVSIVPKPLSMEEGSGVFNLKSGQAITATATSLRPAAEYMQQVIGAAAGTSLKVNNSKNSVIQISLDSSLPKASAYRLKVTAKSIKIEGKDYQGVIAGIATLRQLLQGRTIPEVKVEDSPALPWRGFMLDSSRHFWSKAEVKRVLDLMALYKLNKFHWHLTDDQGWRIEIKKYPLLTEKGAWRHFNNQDRDCQKFEKKYENSDFHLPEAKMQIQGTDTLYGGFYTQNDIREVVAYATQRGIDIIPEIDMPGHFMAAISNYPDVACSGMVGWGTTFSSPICPGKDSSLEFCKNVYREVMQLFPYQYIHLGADEVEKTNWKKCPDCQRRMKEQGLNTPEQLQAWFVHNMEKFFNENGRRMIGWDEILEGGLSKTATITWWRTWAPNAVPQATAQGNQAILCPNGAFYLDNWEDKNSISTLYNYNPLLEGLSDAQKQNIIGAQCNLWTESVPTIKRVEYLLFPRLVAFSEMVWLPAEKKNEKDFLNRLPAQLKLLEAEKVNYRVPDLGGFYETNAFIDSKTLNLTCLKPNVEIRYTTDDKNPTRSSALYNGPIKIDHSTDFIFRTFRADGTPSEAVKAKFIKMDYSPATPATIQGSGLKATWHEYVGERCREIEAAPVNGEYQVSTVSIPKEVKGNIGLVLTGYLDVPADGIYTFALLSDDGSTMEVDGQLILDNDGGHSPKEITSQMALSKGLHPVKILYFDHNGGTLKMSTYNDKGDKIEWPAEWLKH